Proteins co-encoded in one Campylobacter jejuni genomic window:
- the napG gene encoding ferredoxin-type protein NapG, translated as MKGRREFFVSAFKAACLCTGGGFLANLALKADDNYALRPPGAEDEARFLSKCIRCGLCVKACPYDTLKLASLLDSPKNGTPFFKAREIPCYLCKDIPCIRECPTDALDKKHLEQGIESLKMGIAIVDSASCVAHWGIQCDACYRACPLIDRALKLELKRNERTAKHAFLLPSVDHEVCVGCGLCELACITEKPAIRVLPREYVLGKAGSHYVKGWDEKDEGRIKNADTSKHFDAKKATNYLNDGEL; from the coding sequence ATGAAAGGTAGAAGAGAATTTTTCGTTAGTGCCTTTAAGGCTGCATGTTTATGTACAGGAGGTGGATTTTTGGCTAATTTGGCTTTAAAAGCCGATGATAATTATGCTTTGCGTCCTCCTGGGGCTGAAGATGAAGCTAGATTTTTAAGCAAATGTATTCGTTGTGGGCTTTGTGTAAAAGCCTGTCCTTATGATACTTTAAAGCTTGCTAGCTTGTTAGATAGTCCAAAAAATGGCACGCCTTTTTTTAAGGCAAGAGAAATTCCTTGCTATCTTTGTAAGGATATTCCTTGCATTAGAGAATGTCCAACTGATGCTTTAGATAAAAAGCATTTAGAGCAGGGTATAGAATCTTTGAAAATGGGTATTGCTATTGTTGATAGTGCTTCTTGTGTGGCACACTGGGGAATTCAATGTGATGCTTGTTATAGAGCTTGTCCTTTGATAGATAGGGCTTTAAAACTTGAGCTTAAACGCAATGAACGCACCGCCAAACATGCTTTTTTACTACCTAGTGTGGATCATGAAGTGTGTGTAGGTTGTGGGCTTTGTGAACTGGCTTGTATTACTGAAAAACCGGCCATTCGTGTTTTGCCAAGGGAGTATGTATTGGGAAAAGCAGGATCTCATTATGTAAAAGGCTGGGATGAAAAAGATGAAGGTCGTATAAAAAATGCAGATACTTCAAAACATTTTGATGCTAAAAAAGCAACCAATTATTTAAATGATGGAGAACTGTGA
- a CDS encoding CiaD-like domain-containing protein, with translation MNLEDLAKKTISEVSSIMEEQRRQNEILKEQELNRKTEIKDELPPMEFVCEELDTPQDLEDKISMAKFEEEQKIQNNIEISTQENKEFKKEEPFLQSEILNPSVMTEVQTLNEDIFLKHLRERILVLFEGLNSIKKDDLENRLNLTINFLEFLLANIEDKLKK, from the coding sequence ATGAATTTGGAAGATTTAGCTAAAAAAACCATTAGCGAAGTTAGCTCTATCATGGAAGAGCAAAGAAGACAAAATGAAATTTTAAAAGAACAAGAATTAAATAGAAAAACTGAAATAAAAGATGAATTACCACCTATGGAGTTTGTATGCGAAGAGCTTGATACTCCGCAAGACTTAGAAGATAAAATTTCTATGGCAAAATTTGAAGAAGAGCAAAAAATACAAAATAATATTGAAATTTCTACTCAGGAAAATAAAGAGTTTAAAAAAGAAGAGCCTTTTTTACAAAGTGAAATTTTAAATCCTAGTGTTATGACAGAGGTTCAAACACTTAATGAGGACATTTTTTTAAAACATCTTAGAGAGAGAATTTTAGTTCTTTTTGAAGGTTTAAATAGCATAAAAAAAGATGATCTTGAAAATAGGTTAAACTTGACCATAAATTTTTTAGAGTTTTTACTTGCAAATATCGAAGATAAGCTTAAAAAATAA
- a CDS encoding ATP-dependent helicase — protein MPLSKLNNEQYLAATADFGHNLVIASAGTGKTSTIVARISYLLSKGVAPQKIMLLTFTNKASKEMIGRLGKFFDKNITSKILAGTFHSTAYTLLRNADKNIALKQASELKTLLKSVYEKRTFRHLSDIKPYQSSYLYDLYSLFQNKAHNQDFYTWFCQNYEDQSIYAEIYEDILKEYDNEKKRFNYVDFNDLLINLKDLLKEEKYEFDEILVDEYQDTNTLQSSLIEAFHSKSLFCVGDYDQSIYAFNGADINIIGGFKDRFKDAKIFSLNKNYRSSRSILALANKVILNNERLYPKELIVTRNDEFKAPSLLTFEELFDQYQNIAKMILTSGVSLEEIAVIFRNNSSADGVEVALREQGIASVRKGSGSFFESLEVKAFSSMLALVVNPKDIMAFIHLVQYTKGVGGVLAKEIFDALLKLGHGNLIKGFLNPDKNVNLQNHQKRNYQLGLFADLEELASETRFKFESEFDAHPILKLSKINDLCARNLEKIYLFLKKAMEIKHSLTLVNLICENSFYREICEELATKRATNKAGQVDLLRKSENLEKIETKFNVLKELTKNYSDIYKYYNFLTLGASEMSSGKGVNLLSVHASKGLEFDLVFVIDLAQGRFPNQKLMGMGGSLEEERRLFYVAVTRAKNILYLSYAKYDKNKKTSFAPSRFLIEAGLCKGELTID, from the coding sequence ATGCCACTTTCAAAATTAAATAATGAACAATATCTTGCTGCTACTGCTGATTTTGGACACAATCTTGTTATTGCAAGTGCAGGGACGGGAAAAACTTCTACTATTGTTGCAAGAATTTCTTATCTTTTAAGCAAGGGAGTGGCACCTCAAAAAATCATGCTTTTAACTTTCACAAATAAAGCCAGTAAAGAAATGATAGGGCGTTTAGGGAAATTTTTTGATAAAAATATTACCAGTAAAATACTTGCAGGAACTTTTCATAGTACGGCTTATACCTTACTTAGAAATGCGGATAAAAATATAGCCTTAAAGCAAGCAAGCGAGTTAAAAACTCTACTTAAAAGTGTCTATGAAAAAAGAACTTTTAGGCATTTAAGTGATATAAAACCTTATCAATCAAGTTATTTATATGATCTTTATTCTTTGTTTCAAAACAAAGCGCACAATCAAGATTTTTATACTTGGTTTTGCCAAAACTACGAAGATCAAAGTATTTATGCTGAAATTTATGAAGATATTTTAAAAGAATATGATAATGAAAAAAAGCGTTTTAATTATGTAGATTTTAATGACTTGCTTATCAATCTAAAAGATCTTTTAAAAGAAGAAAAATATGAATTTGATGAAATTTTAGTAGATGAATATCAAGACACAAATACTTTGCAAAGTTCCTTAATAGAGGCTTTTCATAGTAAAAGTTTGTTTTGCGTAGGGGATTATGATCAAAGTATTTATGCTTTTAATGGAGCGGATATTAATATCATAGGTGGGTTTAAAGATCGTTTTAAAGATGCAAAAATTTTTTCTTTAAATAAAAACTACCGTTCATCAAGAAGTATTTTAGCTTTGGCTAATAAAGTGATTTTAAATAACGAAAGATTATATCCAAAAGAACTTATTGTTACAAGAAATGATGAGTTTAAAGCCCCATCTTTGCTTACTTTTGAAGAATTATTTGATCAGTATCAAAATATAGCCAAAATGATACTTACAAGCGGAGTAAGTTTGGAAGAAATTGCCGTGATTTTTCGCAACAACTCAAGTGCTGATGGGGTTGAAGTAGCTTTAAGGGAGCAGGGCATTGCAAGTGTGAGAAAGGGAAGTGGAAGTTTTTTTGAAAGTTTAGAAGTTAAAGCTTTTAGCTCTATGCTTGCTCTTGTGGTAAATCCTAAGGATATTATGGCTTTTATTCATTTGGTTCAATACACCAAAGGTGTGGGTGGGGTTTTAGCAAAAGAAATTTTTGACGCACTTTTAAAATTAGGGCATGGAAATTTAATAAAAGGTTTTTTAAATCCTGATAAAAATGTAAATTTGCAAAATCATCAAAAAAGAAATTATCAACTTGGGCTTTTTGCGGATTTAGAAGAATTAGCCAGCGAAACTCGTTTTAAATTTGAGAGTGAATTTGATGCACATCCTATTTTAAAACTTTCAAAAATCAATGATTTATGTGCTAGAAATTTAGAAAAAATTTATCTTTTTTTAAAAAAAGCTATGGAAATAAAACATTCTTTGACTTTGGTAAATTTAATTTGTGAAAATTCTTTTTATAGAGAAATTTGTGAAGAACTTGCAACCAAAAGAGCAACAAATAAAGCAGGACAAGTGGATTTATTAAGAAAGAGTGAAAATTTAGAAAAAATAGAAACAAAATTCAATGTCTTAAAAGAGCTTACAAAAAATTATAGCGATATTTATAAGTATTATAATTTTCTAACTTTAGGTGCAAGTGAAATGAGTAGTGGCAAAGGAGTTAATTTGCTTAGCGTACATGCAAGTAAGGGCTTGGAATTTGATCTTGTTTTTGTGATTGATCTTGCGCAAGGTCGCTTTCCTAATCAAAAGCTTATGGGAATGGGTGGAAGCTTAGAAGAAGAAAGAAGGCTTTTTTATGTTGCAGTAACTAGGGCAAAAAATATACTTTATTTAAGCTATGCTAAATATGATAAAAATAAAAAAACTTCTTTCGCCCCTTCTCGTTTTCTTATAGAAGCAGGGCTTTGCAAGGGAGAGTTAACTATAGATTGA
- the tatA2 gene encoding Sec-independent protein translocase subunit TatA2, which yields MVFLIPLLIIIGVIFGIDYVYFKNQDLKAQVKKEQKELNSSLEKEKKEYIEKLFKTK from the coding sequence ATGGTATTTTTAATCCCATTGCTTATTATAATTGGTGTTATTTTTGGAATTGATTATGTGTATTTTAAAAATCAAGATTTAAAAGCACAAGTTAAAAAAGAACAAAAAGAATTAAATTCTAGTTTAGAGAAAGAAAAAAAAGAATATATAGAAAAATTGTTTAAAACAAAATAG
- the napL gene encoding WD40 repeat domain-containing protein, translated as MKKFLFILSLFCVLSYAYELKLNANITALKLDKQNLYIGTDKGEILQYNIKDKSLKELLSLPKIKNYYGDDFAKIYNIDVFKHTLLILSEGDFGAKNLSFYKENLQIKKLEENSIIKAFFINENTYLLISIGSEIELIDKSLKNIKKFNFSHSSLNDAVLNEDKSRLVAGFESGEVELFDLKNWKMLKNYDKMHKDNIYQVDFKNNVILSCGTDRRIGVVKNEEQNFLQKDFLIYTCALSPSGEFAVYSDNEAGVSEVFSTSDFKPVKTFNNENLMSEFIIFLNNKDFIVSGFGDSIMFRSIDE; from the coding sequence ATGAAAAAATTTCTTTTTATTTTGAGTCTTTTTTGTGTTTTGTCTTATGCTTATGAGCTGAAATTAAATGCTAATATAACAGCTTTAAAGCTTGATAAGCAAAACTTATATATAGGCACTGATAAAGGTGAAATTTTACAATATAACATTAAAGATAAAAGTTTAAAAGAACTTTTATCTTTGCCAAAGATTAAAAATTATTATGGTGATGATTTTGCTAAGATTTATAACATTGATGTTTTTAAACATACACTTTTAATACTTAGCGAGGGTGATTTTGGTGCTAAAAATTTAAGTTTTTATAAGGAAAATTTACAAATCAAAAAGCTCGAAGAAAATAGCATAATAAAAGCATTTTTTATCAATGAAAACACTTATCTTTTGATTTCTATTGGTTCTGAAATAGAATTGATTGATAAAAGCTTAAAAAATATAAAAAAATTTAATTTTTCCCATTCTAGTCTTAATGATGCAGTTTTAAATGAAGATAAGAGTAGACTAGTTGCAGGTTTTGAGAGTGGAGAAGTAGAACTTTTTGATTTGAAAAATTGGAAGATGTTAAAAAACTATGATAAAATGCATAAAGATAATATCTATCAAGTAGATTTTAAAAATAATGTTATTTTAAGTTGTGGAACGGATAGGCGTATAGGAGTTGTAAAAAATGAAGAGCAAAATTTTTTGCAAAAAGATTTTTTGATATATACTTGTGCTTTAAGTCCTAGTGGAGAATTCGCTGTTTATAGCGATAATGAAGCTGGAGTTAGTGAAGTTTTTAGCACAAGTGATTTTAAGCCTGTTAAAACTTTTAATAATGAAAATTTGATGAGTGAGTTTATTATTTTTTTAAACAATAAAGATTTTATCGTTTCAGGCTTTGGTGATAGTATAATGTTTAGGAGTATTGATGAATAA
- the napA gene encoding periplasmic nitrate reductase subunit alpha yields the protein MNRRDFIKNTAIASAASVAGLSVPSSMLGAQEEDWKWDKAVCRFCGTGCGIMIARKDGKIVATKGDPAAPVNRGLNCIKGYFNAKIMYGEDRLVMPLLRMNEKGEFDKKGKFQQVSWQRAFDEMEKQFKKAYNELGVTGIGIFGSGQYTIQEGYAALKLAKAGFRTNNIDPNARHCMASAVVGFMQTFGVDEPSGCYDDIELTDTIITWGANMAEMHPILWSRVSDRKLSNLDKVKVVNLSTFSNRTSNIADIEIIFKPNTDLAIWNYIAREIVYNHPEAMDMKFIKDHCVFATGYADIGYGMRNNPNHPKFKESEKDTVEKENVITLDDEEAASLSYLGVKAGDKFEMKHQGVADKNWEISFDEFKKGLAPYTLEYTARVAKGDDNESLEDFKKKLQELANLYIEKNRKVVSFWTMGFNQHTRGSWVNEQAYMVHFLLGKQAKPGSGAFSLTGQPSACGTAREVGTFSHRLPADMVVANPKHREISEKIWKVPAKTINPKPGSPYLNIMRDLEDGKIKFAWVQVNNPWQNTANANHWIAAAREMDNFIVVSDCYPGISAKVADLILPSAMIYEKWGAYGNAERRTQHWKQQVLPVGAAMSDTWQILEFAKRFKLKEVWKEQKVDNKLTLPSVLEEAKAMGYSEDDTLFDVLFANKEAKSFNPNDAIAKGFDNTDVKGDERKIQGSDGKEFTGYGFFVQKYLWEEYRKFGLGHGHDLADFDTYHKVRGLRWPVVNGKETQWRFNTKFDYYAKKAAPNSDFAFYGDFNKMLTNGDLIAPKDEKEHSIKNKAKIFFRPFMKAPERPSKEYPFWLATGRVLEHWHSGTMTMRVPELYRAVPEALCYMSEKDGEKLGLNQGDLVWVESRRGKVKARVDMRGRNKPPVGLVYVPWFDENVYINKVTLDATCPLSKQTDFKKCAVKIYKA from the coding sequence ATGAATAGAAGGGATTTTATTAAAAATACCGCTATTGCAAGTGCTGCTAGTGTTGCAGGGCTTAGTGTTCCAAGCTCTATGCTTGGTGCGCAAGAAGAAGATTGGAAATGGGATAAAGCTGTTTGTAGATTTTGTGGAACTGGCTGTGGAATTATGATAGCTAGAAAAGATGGCAAAATCGTAGCAACAAAAGGTGATCCTGCAGCACCCGTAAATCGCGGACTTAATTGTATTAAAGGTTATTTTAATGCTAAGATCATGTATGGTGAAGATCGTCTTGTTATGCCTTTGCTTCGCATGAATGAAAAAGGCGAATTTGATAAAAAAGGCAAATTTCAACAAGTTTCTTGGCAAAGAGCCTTTGATGAAATGGAAAAACAATTTAAAAAAGCCTACAATGAACTCGGCGTTACAGGTATAGGGATTTTTGGTAGTGGGCAATACACTATCCAAGAAGGTTATGCTGCTTTAAAGCTTGCAAAAGCGGGTTTTAGAACAAATAATATCGATCCAAATGCAAGACATTGTATGGCCTCTGCAGTGGTTGGTTTTATGCAAACTTTTGGTGTAGATGAGCCATCAGGCTGTTATGATGATATAGAGCTTACAGATACTATTATCACTTGGGGAGCTAATATGGCTGAAATGCACCCAATCCTTTGGTCAAGAGTAAGTGATAGAAAACTAAGCAATCTTGATAAGGTTAAAGTTGTGAATCTAAGCACTTTTTCTAACCGTACTTCAAATATTGCTGATATTGAAATTATTTTTAAACCAAATACAGATTTGGCTATTTGGAACTACATAGCAAGAGAGATTGTTTATAATCATCCAGAGGCTATGGATATGAAATTTATCAAAGATCACTGCGTATTTGCAACTGGTTATGCTGATATTGGTTATGGTATGAGAAATAATCCAAATCATCCAAAATTTAAAGAAAGTGAAAAAGATACGGTTGAAAAAGAAAATGTAATCACTTTAGACGATGAAGAGGCTGCTTCTTTATCTTATCTTGGCGTTAAAGCGGGTGATAAATTTGAAATGAAACATCAAGGTGTGGCTGATAAAAACTGGGAAATTTCTTTTGACGAATTTAAAAAAGGTTTAGCCCCTTATACTTTAGAATACACTGCAAGAGTAGCCAAAGGTGATGATAATGAGTCTTTGGAAGATTTTAAGAAAAAACTTCAAGAATTAGCTAATCTTTACATAGAGAAAAATCGCAAAGTCGTAAGTTTTTGGACTATGGGCTTTAATCAACACACAAGAGGTTCTTGGGTAAATGAACAAGCTTATATGGTACATTTTTTGCTAGGAAAGCAAGCTAAACCAGGTAGTGGAGCCTTTTCTTTAACAGGACAGCCAAGTGCCTGTGGAACAGCTAGGGAAGTAGGAACTTTCTCACATCGTTTGCCTGCAGATATGGTTGTAGCCAATCCAAAACACAGAGAAATTTCTGAAAAAATTTGGAAAGTTCCTGCAAAGACTATCAACCCAAAACCAGGTTCTCCTTATCTTAATATCATGAGAGATTTAGAAGATGGAAAAATTAAATTTGCATGGGTGCAAGTGAATAATCCATGGCAAAACACTGCAAATGCAAATCACTGGATTGCAGCAGCAAGAGAAATGGATAATTTTATTGTTGTAAGTGATTGTTATCCTGGAATTTCAGCAAAAGTAGCTGATCTTATTTTACCAAGCGCTATGATTTATGAAAAATGGGGTGCTTATGGTAATGCTGAAAGAAGAACTCAACATTGGAAACAACAAGTCTTACCTGTAGGTGCTGCCATGAGTGATACTTGGCAAATTTTAGAATTTGCAAAACGCTTTAAGCTTAAAGAAGTTTGGAAAGAGCAAAAAGTGGATAATAAGCTTACCTTGCCAAGTGTTTTAGAAGAGGCAAAAGCTATGGGTTATAGCGAAGATGATACACTTTTTGATGTACTATTTGCCAATAAAGAAGCAAAAAGCTTTAATCCAAACGATGCCATCGCAAAAGGCTTTGATAATACCGATGTTAAAGGTGATGAGAGAAAAATTCAAGGCAGTGATGGAAAAGAATTTACAGGCTATGGCTTTTTCGTTCAAAAATATCTTTGGGAAGAATATCGTAAATTTGGCTTAGGACACGGACATGATTTAGCGGATTTTGATACCTATCATAAAGTAAGGGGTTTAAGATGGCCTGTGGTTAATGGCAAGGAAACACAGTGGAGATTTAATACTAAATTTGATTATTATGCTAAAAAAGCGGCTCCAAATTCAGATTTTGCTTTTTATGGTGATTTTAACAAAATGCTTACAAATGGGGATTTAATAGCTCCTAAAGATGAAAAAGAGCACAGTATTAAAAATAAGGCTAAAATTTTCTTTAGGCCATTTATGAAAGCACCTGAAAGACCAAGTAAAGAGTATCCGTTCTGGCTTGCAACAGGAAGGGTTTTAGAGCATTGGCATAGTGGAACTATGACTATGCGTGTGCCTGAGCTTTACCGTGCTGTGCCTGAAGCACTTTGCTATATGAGTGAGAAAGATGGAGAGAAATTAGGCTTAAATCAAGGTGATTTGGTTTGGGTGGAATCTCGTCGTGGTAAAGTAAAAGCAAGAGTAGATATGCGTGGAAGAAACAAACCGCCTGTAGGACTTGTGTATGTGCCGTGGTTTGATGAGAATGTATATATCAATAAAGTTACTTTGGATGCGACTTGTCCGCTTTCAAAACAAACTGACTTTAAAAAATGTGCTGTAAAAATTTATAAGGCTTAA
- the napD gene encoding chaperone NapD, translating into MNNLSSVLILAKEEYINDLKKAISEIPFCSVELCENEKIIVVIESENLEDELNSYKMLEKLPNIISINMVFSYQDLNDDIQKAINSGAIETIEKNENAENVRYYGSVFNQFS; encoded by the coding sequence ATGAATAATCTTTCTAGTGTTTTGATTTTAGCAAAAGAAGAATATATAAATGATTTAAAAAAGGCTATATCTGAAATTCCTTTTTGTTCTGTAGAACTTTGTGAAAATGAAAAGATTATAGTTGTGATTGAAAGTGAAAATTTAGAAGATGAGTTAAACTCTTATAAAATGCTTGAGAAATTGCCAAATATTATCAGTATTAATATGGTTTTTTCTTATCAAGATTTAAATGATGATATCCAAAAAGCAATCAATAGCGGTGCAATAGAAACGATAGAAAAAAATGAAAATGCTGAGAATGTTCGCTACTATGGTAGTGTATTTAATCAATTTTCTTAA
- the napH gene encoding quinol dehydrogenase ferredoxin subunit NapH, translating to MMKYLIARRIVQLGILALFSFKATDFILQGNLSSSRLFNTIPLSDPFAVLQIILASWSIDLMALIGALIIFFIYGLLLGRVFCSWVCPVNLITDFAAFVRNKLTLNNKFLILPKNLRYFVLVLVLVLSFVFSLPVFESFSYIGMIHRGIIFATSSWIFVAFILFCIDTFLSPRAICSHFCPLGAFYAFISRFALLKIKHDSDKCTKCYECIRICPEKQVLWMVGKESTSVKSGECIRCARCIEVCNDDALNFNIFDLRNK from the coding sequence GTGATGAAGTATTTAATTGCTAGACGCATCGTTCAGCTTGGAATTTTAGCGCTTTTTAGTTTTAAAGCTACAGATTTTATCTTGCAGGGAAATTTAAGTTCTTCTAGACTTTTTAATACCATACCTTTAAGCGATCCTTTTGCGGTTTTGCAAATCATTTTAGCAAGCTGGAGTATAGATTTAATGGCTTTAATAGGAGCTTTGATTATATTTTTCATCTATGGTTTGCTTTTAGGAAGGGTTTTTTGCTCTTGGGTTTGTCCTGTTAATTTAATCACAGATTTTGCTGCTTTTGTGCGAAATAAATTAACCCTTAATAATAAATTTTTAATTTTGCCTAAAAATTTACGCTATTTTGTATTGGTCTTGGTTTTAGTCCTTTCTTTTGTATTTTCATTGCCTGTGTTTGAAAGTTTTTCTTATATAGGAATGATACATAGAGGGATTATTTTTGCTACAAGTTCTTGGATTTTTGTAGCCTTTATACTTTTTTGTATCGATACTTTTTTAAGTCCTAGGGCAATTTGTTCACATTTTTGTCCACTAGGAGCTTTTTATGCTTTTATTTCTCGTTTTGCTTTGCTTAAAATAAAGCATGATAGTGATAAATGCACTAAATGTTATGAATGTATCCGTATTTGTCCTGAAAAACAGGTTTTGTGGATGGTTGGAAAAGAAAGTACTAGCGTGAAATCAGGAGAGTGTATAAGGTGTGCAAGATGTATAGAAGTTTGTAATGATGATGCTTTGAATTTTAATATTTTTGATTTAAGGAATAAATGA
- a CDS encoding tetratricopeptide repeat protein yields the protein MMKNTVTEASIYEAQGLKDEALEIYKNILKEDPDNQNAIDAVRRLSGFRSKHKDLNTQMLDFFINMKSDEEINEFKRWLIKI from the coding sequence GTGATGAAAAATACAGTCACTGAAGCTTCTATCTATGAGGCTCAAGGGTTAAAAGACGAAGCTTTAGAAATTTATAAAAATATCTTAAAAGAAGATCCGGATAATCAAAACGCTATCGATGCGGTTCGTCGTCTTAGTGGTTTTAGATCCAAGCATAAAGACTTAAACACTCAAATGTTGGATTTTTTTATTAATATGAAAAGCGATGAAGAAATTAATGAATTTAAAAGGTGGTTGATAAAAATATGA
- the napB gene encoding nitrate reductase cytochrome c-type subunit, whose amino-acid sequence MMKKKLVLLGSAAVVFFAACAMNSGVSSEQIGLRKASLENENKVNLVEANFTTLQPGESTRFERSYENAPPLIPHAIEDLLPITKDNNMCLSCHDKAIAADAGATPLPASHYYDFRHNKTTGDVISDSRFNCTQCHVPQSDAKPLVGNSFKPEFKNEQLKSRSNLIDVINEGVK is encoded by the coding sequence ATGATGAAGAAGAAATTGGTTTTATTAGGAAGTGCTGCAGTGGTATTTTTTGCCGCTTGTGCAATGAATAGTGGGGTAAGTTCGGAACAAATTGGACTTAGAAAAGCAAGTTTAGAAAATGAAAATAAAGTAAATTTAGTGGAAGCAAATTTCACAACTTTACAACCTGGGGAATCTACTCGTTTTGAGCGTTCTTATGAAAATGCACCACCATTAATTCCGCATGCTATTGAAGATTTGTTACCTATAACTAAAGATAACAATATGTGCTTAAGCTGCCATGATAAGGCTATAGCAGCAGATGCTGGTGCAACTCCACTTCCTGCTAGTCATTATTATGATTTTAGACACAATAAAACCACAGGAGATGTGATTAGCGATAGTCGTTTTAATTGTACTCAGTGTCATGTTCCACAAAGCGATGCAAAACCTTTAGTGGGAAATAGCTTTAAACCTGAATTTAAAAATGAACAATTAAAAAGTCGTTCAAATTTAATTGATGTGATTAATGAGGGTGTAAAGTAA
- the tpx gene encoding thiol peroxidase has protein sequence MSTVNFKGNPVKLKGNSVEVGADAPKVNLKAKDLSVIEIGAAGKTQIILSVPSLDTPVCATEAREFNKKVASYNGAEVVVVSMDLPFAMGRFCSTEGIENLSVASDFVAKEFGEKYGVLINEGALEGLLARAVFVIKEGKVAYKELVNEITEMPDIAKLDAFFGGSSCCGGCGCH, from the coding sequence ATGAGTACAGTAAATTTTAAAGGAAATCCTGTAAAACTTAAAGGAAATTCAGTAGAAGTTGGAGCAGATGCTCCTAAGGTAAATCTTAAAGCTAAAGATTTAAGCGTGATTGAAATCGGTGCAGCGGGTAAAACTCAAATCATTTTAAGTGTTCCAAGCTTAGATACACCAGTTTGTGCTACAGAGGCTAGAGAATTTAATAAAAAAGTAGCCAGTTACAATGGTGCTGAAGTGGTTGTAGTAAGTATGGACTTACCTTTTGCTATGGGAAGATTTTGCAGTACGGAAGGTATTGAAAATTTAAGTGTTGCAAGTGATTTTGTGGCAAAAGAATTTGGTGAAAAATATGGTGTTTTGATAAATGAAGGTGCTTTAGAAGGGCTTTTAGCTCGTGCCGTATTTGTGATTAAAGAGGGTAAAGTGGCATATAAAGAACTTGTAAATGAAATCACAGAAATGCCAGATATTGCAAAACTTGATGCATTTTTTGGTGGTTCTAGCTGCTGCGGTGGTTGTGGTTGCCATTAA
- the peb2 gene encoding AcfC family adhesin PEB2 produces MKKILILSLAAASFLNAEILVYGPGGPAPVLKELALKFEEKTKEKVIVTAGPTPAWIDKAKENADLIFSGNTSMMDDFAKKIPSLSLENLSVLNVRPSGIIVRPNNPKNIKNFEDILKDDINVMVVDGAGQVGLYEDMALKSAKRENLVKLRKNIKIYAKNSKAAVDEWNNNPIIDALIIWSHWAKALGDDKALFIKDKNAVIYRAAEIAPTKKGLENKKALEFVDFIKSKEAQKVWKKYTWKEVK; encoded by the coding sequence ATGAAAAAAATATTAATTTTAAGTTTAGCAGCAGCAAGTTTTTTAAATGCTGAAATTTTAGTTTATGGTCCAGGTGGTCCCGCTCCTGTGCTAAAAGAGCTTGCTTTAAAATTTGAAGAAAAAACAAAAGAAAAGGTGATTGTAACCGCAGGTCCAACTCCAGCTTGGATAGACAAAGCAAAAGAAAATGCAGATTTGATTTTTTCAGGCAATACTTCAATGATGGATGATTTTGCTAAAAAAATTCCAAGTTTAAGTTTGGAAAATTTAAGCGTTTTAAATGTGCGTCCATCAGGTATTATCGTGCGTCCAAATAATCCAAAAAATATTAAAAATTTTGAAGACATTTTAAAAGATGACATAAATGTTATGGTGGTTGATGGCGCAGGACAAGTTGGACTTTATGAAGATATGGCTTTAAAAAGTGCAAAAAGAGAAAATTTGGTAAAATTACGTAAAAATATAAAAATTTATGCTAAAAATTCCAAAGCTGCTGTAGATGAGTGGAATAACAATCCAATTATTGATGCTTTAATCATTTGGTCTCATTGGGCAAAGGCTTTAGGCGATGATAAAGCTTTATTTATCAAAGATAAAAATGCAGTGATTTATCGTGCAGCTGAAATTGCTCCTACAAAAAAAGGTTTAGAAAATAAAAAAGCTTTAGAATTTGTAGATTTTATTAAGAGTAAGGAAGCTCAAAAAGTGTGGAAAAAATATACTTGGAAAGAAGTAAAATAA